A stretch of Henckelia pumila isolate YLH828 chromosome 4, ASM3356847v2, whole genome shotgun sequence DNA encodes these proteins:
- the LOC140863903 gene encoding proline-rich receptor-like protein kinase PERK15 isoform X2: protein MSSSSPEKSPSDSKSSDSPTPPSSSSSSSSSSPPPDDDSSSSPPPPKDDSKSPPPPPPPSSPPPPSDKGSSSSGDNDSPPSNNNNNNNNKSPPPPKSNSGGNGNSPSPPPPPPPPPPPPPPPRSGTLSPPRNNSPASMDSPSNDDSAASNEKAIIAGAAAGAGLLVLIMIVFLVSCAKRKKRKPHDNMNYYRDNSHGNRSSDYYNSGNWHANGTARPSTDHVMKMPPSYTSPGVSSEHGWPVAPPPPPPMMSSSELSSAGFSGPHQAALPPPHPAVALGFNQSNFTYNDLAVATNGFTQSNLLGQGGFGFVHKGVLPNGKEIAVKSLKANSGQGEREFQAEVDIISRVHHRHLVSLVGYCISGSQRMLVYEFVPNGTLEYHLHGSGLPTMNWSTRLKIALGSAKGFAYLHEDCHPRIIHRDIKAANILLDHNFEAKVADFGLAKLSSDNYTHVSTRIMGTFGYLAPEYASSGKLTEKSDVYSFGIMLLELITGRRPVDITSDDDGLVDWARPILSKMSEGGGYEGLVDPRLENNYDPQEMLCMVACAAACIRHSARRRPKMSQIVRALEGDVSLDDLNEGIKPGQNALFSSSGTSESDSGSYPDLKRFRKGGAGGMSSQEFSSSEHGSTGDLAQLQEIRSNPGSRTRSP from the exons ATGTCATCCTCATCGCCGGAGAAATCTCCGTCGGATTCTAAATCTTCCGACTCTCCGACACCGCCTTCGTCCTCATCCTCGTCCTCATCGTCCTCACCTCCACCGGACGACGACTCTTCGTCATCACCCCCACCACCTAAGGACGATTCCAAgtctcctcctcctcctcctcctcctagCTCGCCCCCACCTCCTTCGGACAAAGGCTCTTCATCTTCCGGGGATAATGATTCCCCACCttccaacaacaacaacaataacaataacaaaTCTCCACCCCCACCGAAATCAAATTCAGGTGGAAATGGGAATTCACCGTCCCCGCCgcctccaccaccaccaccaccaccacctccacctccacctcgaTCCGGAACACTTTCTCCTCCGAGAAACAACTCGCCAGCATCGATGGATTCCCCCTCAAACGATGATTCAGCTGCCTCTAATGAGAAGGCAATCATAGCAGGAGCGGCGGCAGGGGCGGGATTACTGGTCCTTATTATGATCGTTTTCTTGGTATCTTGTGCTAAAAGAAAGAAACGTAAGCCACATGACAATATGAACTACTACAGAGACAATTCTCATGGAAACAGGA GTAGCGACTACTACAACAGCGGAAACTGGCACGCCAACGGTACTGCCCGTCCCTCCACGGACCACGTCATGAAGATGCCGCCATCCTATACCAGCCCCGGGGTAAGCTCCGAACACGGCTGGCCTGTGGCGCCACCGCCCCCTCCGCCAATGATGAGCAGCAGCGAGCTAAGCTCGGCCGGCTTCTCCGGACCACACCAGGCTGCATTGCCGCCTCCACACCCCGCCGTGGCCCTCGGCTTCAACCAGAGCAACTTCACTTACAACGACTTGGCGGTGGCTACCAACGGCTTCACGCAGTCCAACCTGCTGGGGCAGGGCGGATTCGGGTTCGTGCACAAGGGCGTGCTGCCCAACGGGAAGGAGATAGCGGTGAAGAGCCTCAAAGCCAACAGCGGGCAGGGGGAACGCGAGTTCCAGGCTGAAGTGGATATAATCAGTCGAGTTCATCATCGGCACTTGGTGTCTTTGGTTGGATATTGCATTTCGGGTTCTCAGAGGATGCTGGTTTATGAATTTGTGCCTAATGGAACCCTTGAATATCACCTACATG GAAGTGGACTGCCAACAATGAATTGGAGTACGAGGCTTAAGATTGCTTTGGGTTCCGCAAAAGGCTTTGCTTACCTTCATGAAGACT GTCATCCTCGCATTATCCATCGAGATATTAAAGCAGCAAACATTTTGCTAGACCACAACTTTGAGGCCAAG GTGGCGGATTTCGGGTTGGCTAAGCTTTCTTCAGACAATTATACTCATGTTTCGACTAGGATCATGGGAACATTCGG GTATCTAGCACCTGAATACGCGTCAAGTGGAAAGCTCACGGAGAAATCAGATGTCTACTCGTTCGGGATCATGCTTTTGGAGCTAATAACAGGGCGTCGCCCGGTCGACATCACCAGTGATGATGACGGCTTAGTTGACTGG GCTAGGCCGATTCTTTCGAAGATGTCGGAAGGAGGAGGATATGAGGGGCTGGTGGATCCGAGGCTGGAAAACAACTATGATCCACAGGAGATGCTTTGCATGGTGGCTTGTGCTGCGGCGTGCATCAGGCATTCTGCTAGGAGACGCCCCAAAATGAGCCAG ATTGTGCGTGCATTGGAAGGAGATGTTTCGTTAGATGACCTAAACGAGGGAATCAAGCCAGGACAAAATGCGCTTTTCAGTTCAAGCGGCACCTCGGAATCAGACTCGGGCTCGTACCCAGACTTGAAGAGGTTCAGGAAAGGCGGTGCGGGGGGGATGTCGAGCCAGGAGTTCTCCAGCAGCGAGCATGGCTCCACCGGAGACCTGGCACAGTTACAAGAAATCCGGTCCAATCCAGGGAGCCGCACTCGCAGCCCCTGA
- the LOC140865206 gene encoding BTB/POZ domain-containing protein At1g63850-like, with product MSSGGCGNNCDGATSDAPKKRQRVDTDPCLSSAIESSPYSLLPFASACGGGFNDAATADVILRLHPDRRTPIFVSSDASSDTKSPPATTVDRFEIQVHLHSLVLRRSKYFAAFLSERWQKQDDFSSNSSENSRKHYRFSLSVPETADSIDNYLKVLQLLYSDDLLSSIGSVSTVLSILPIALELLFEDCIKACVKFLEAVPWNEDEEEKILDLIPLLSIEESKELLARVSPEKSDSSEEMLQGLVRTAISNIPSMASSRKAFVVKLLKDFSSKELARRVLYKEFEKNLRIVKQAMEEYSSPDFRANRLAPEAIQKVNLYTAMNYGKHVLWLVERMLELNVADSAVKAWSELTCFTADLHKAFHEGHWRNMLPGLPSVVLRCTCKLANAVATGSVLATRQVRMNLVRYWLPVLIICKDKDRESVSSPMGPNHKTLYLELEETFLRIISTLPMSDSQDLLQHCLPFSTRVGDDCPHLVAAFTTWFRRANRPQQFELSE from the exons ATGTCCAGTGGTGGATGCGGCAACAACTGCGACGGAGCCACCTCCGACGCACCGAAGAAGAGGCAGCGCGTGGATACCGACCCCTGCCTCTCCTCCGCCATCGAATCGTCTCCCTATTCTCTCCTCCCCTTCGCTTCCGCCTGCGGTGGCGGATTCAACGACGCAGCAACCGCTGACGTCATCCTCCGCCTTCACCCCGATCGCCGAACTCCGATTTTTGTATCTTCCGACGCCTCCTCCGATACCAAAAGTCCCCCCGCTACCACAGTCGATCGGTTCGAGATTCAGGTACACCTTCATTCTCTCGTTCTTCGCCGCTCGAAGTATTTCGCTGCGTTCCTGTCGGAACGGTGGCAGAAACAGGATGATTTCTCTTCGAATAGTTCTGAAAATTCGCGAAAGCATTATCGATTTAGTCTCTCGGTTCCGGAGACCGCTGATTCCATCGACAATTACCTGAAAGTTCTCCAGCTGCTTTACTCCGATGATTTGTTGTCCTCGATTGGTAGCGTATCCACGGTGCTCAGTATACTTCCGATTGCGCTTGAATTACTGTTCGAGGATTGCATCAAGGCATGTGTTAAATTCCTGGAGGCAGTGCCGTGGAATGAAGACGAGGAAGAAaaaatattggatttgattCCTTTACTGAGTATTGAAGAATCAAAAGAGCTTCTTGCTAGGGTTTCTCCGGAGAAGAGTGATTCATCAGAGGAAATGCTCCAAGGGTTAGTACGTACTGCAATCAGCAATATCCCTAGCATGGCCTCCTCCCGGAAAGCCTTTGTTGTGAAGCTGCTGAAGGATTTTTCCTCGAAGGAGTTAGCAAGAAGGGTTTTGTACAAGGAGTTTGAGAAGAATTTGAGGATTGTGAAGCAGGCCATGGAGGAGTACTCGAGTCCCGATTTCAGAGCAAATCGTCTTGCGCCGGAGGCGATTCAGAAGGTGAATTTGTACACTGCAATGAATTATGGGAAACATGTGTTGTGGTTGGTGGAGAGGATGCTTGAGCTGAATGTGGCGGACTCGGCTGTGAAAGCTTGGAGCGAGCTGACTTGCTTTACTGCAGACTTGCACAAGGCGTTTCACGAAGGTCATTGGAGAAATATGCTTCCGGGACTTCCTTCTGTTGTGCTTCGGTGCACTTGCAAGCTTGCTAATGCTGTTGCAACGGGCAGTGTTTTGGCCACCAGACAG GTGAGAATGAATCTTGTTAGATATTGGCTCCCGGTGTTGATAATATGCAAGGACAAAGACAGAGAAAGTGTGTCATCACCTATGGGACCGAATCACAAAACACTCTACCTCGAGCTGGAAGAAACATTCTTGAGAATTATATCTACTCTTCCTATGTCAGATTCTCAAGACTTGCTACAGCATTGTCTTCCCTTTTCAACTCGTGTCGGTGATGACTGCCCTCATTTGGTTGCGGCTTTTACTACTTGGTTTCGACGTGCGAACAGACCCCAGCAGTTTGAATTAAGTGAGTGA
- the LOC140860413 gene encoding cyclase-associated protein 1, whose amino-acid sequence MDENLIKRLESAVSRLEALSATGFRSGSVAEEVGDAATDPSIVAYGDLESQYVSRVMSAGEKIGGQVLDVSKVIAEAFSVQKELLVKVKCTQKPEASGLMEFIKPLNEVMAKAYALTEGRRSEFFHHLKTGADSLAALAWIAYTGKDCGMSMPIAHVEESWQTAEFYCNKILVEYRNKDANHVEWAKALKELYVPGLRDYVKSHCPLGPVWSATGKTAGSAPTKAPAPGAPPPPGPPPASLFSSETNKSSSSAPAPKVGMSAVFQEINSGKSVTSGLKKVTADMKTKNRADKSGVVSVAEKEGRAGSPSFSKSGPPKLELQMGRKWVVENQIGRNNLVIDDCDAKQSVYVFGCKNSVLQIQGKVNNITVDKCTKMGVVFKDVVAACEIVNCNGVEVQCQGSAPTISVDNTSGCQLYLSKDSLEASITTAKSSEINVLVPASEADGDWGEHALPQQYIHVYKDGQFVTTPVSHSGN is encoded by the exons ATGGATGAAAATCTGATAAAAAGGTTGGAATCCGCGGTTTCGCGGCTGGAGGCGCTGTCCGCCACCGGATTTAGATCGGGCAGTGTGGCGGAGGAGGTTGGAGATGCGGCGACGGATCCGTCGATCGTGGCGTATGGCGATCTGGAGTCGCAATATGTGAGTAGGGTGATGAGCGCTGGGGAGAAGATTGGGGGACAGGTTTTGGATGTTTCCAAGGTTATCGCGGAGGCATTTTCTGTGCAGAAGGAGCTTCTGGTTAAAGTCAAATGTACGCAG AAACCTGAGGCATCAGGATTGATGGAATTCATAAAGCCGTTGAATGAGGTGATGGCAAAAGCTTACGCATTGACAGAGGGAAGGAGATCTGAATTTTTCCACCACTTGAAGACCGGTGCTGACAGCCTGGCAGCTCTGGCATGGATTGCATATACCGGAAAAGACTGTG GAATGAGCATGCCGATTGCACATGTTGAAGAGAGTTGGCAAACAGCCGAGTTTTACTGTAACAAG ATTCTTGTGGAGTACAGAAACAAAGATGCTAATCACGTTGAGTGGGCAAAGGCTTTAAAGGAGCTTTATGTGCCTGGGTTAAGGGATTATGTCAAGTCTCACTGCCCATTGGGCCCTGTATGGAGTGCCACAGGAAAGACCGCCGGATCTGCACCAACGAAAGCTCCAGCTCCTGGTGCGCCACCTCCTCCTGGTCCTCCCCCTGCTTCACTATTCAGTTCTGAGACTAACAAGTCTTCGTCATCAGCTCCCGCTCCCAAAGTAGGCATGTCTGCAGTTTTCCAGGAAATTAATTCTGGAAAGTCTGTTACTTCTG GTTTGAAGAAGGTCACTGCTGATATGAAAACCAAGAACCGCGCAGATAAAAGTGGTGTCGTTAGTGTTGCTGAAAAAGAAGGCCGTGCTGGCTCACCTTCATTTTCAAAGTCGGGACCTCCGAAATTAGAGCTTCAAATGGGTCGCAA ATGGGTGGTTGAGAATCAAATTGGACGAAACAATTTAGTAATTGATGATTGTGACGCCAAGCAGTCTGTTTATGTCTTTGGGTGCAAAAATTCCGTTCTTCAGATACAAG GTAAAGTGAACAACATTACAGTGGACAAGTGCACTAAGATGGGGGTGGTATTCAAG GATGTTGTTGCAGCTTGTGAGATTGTTAATTGCAATGGAGTGGAGGTGCAATGTCAG GGCTCTGCCCCAACGATTTCAGTCGATAATACATCAGGATGCCAATTATACTTGAGTAAAGATTCTTTGGAGGCTTCTATAACGACTGCAAAGTCGAGTGAAATCAACGTGCTGGTACCCGCATCTGAAGCTGATGGTGATTGG GGAGAGCATGCTTTACCACAACAATACATTCACGTATACAAGGATGGCCAATTTGTTACCACCCCCGTGTCACACTCCGGAAACTAA
- the LOC140863903 gene encoding proline-rich receptor-like protein kinase PERK15 isoform X1 gives MSSSSPEKSPSDSKSSDSPTPPSSSSSSSSSSPPPDDDSSSSPPPPKDDSKSPPPPPPPSSPPPPSDKGSSSSGDNDSPPSNNNNNNNNKSPPPPKSNSGGNGNSPSPPPPPPPPPPPPPPPRSGTLSPPRNNSPASMDSPSNDDSAASNEKAIIAGAAAGAGLLVLIMIVFLVSCAKRKKRKPHDNMNYYRDNSHGNRTGSDYYNSGNWHANGTARPSTDHVMKMPPSYTSPGVSSEHGWPVAPPPPPPMMSSSELSSAGFSGPHQAALPPPHPAVALGFNQSNFTYNDLAVATNGFTQSNLLGQGGFGFVHKGVLPNGKEIAVKSLKANSGQGEREFQAEVDIISRVHHRHLVSLVGYCISGSQRMLVYEFVPNGTLEYHLHGSGLPTMNWSTRLKIALGSAKGFAYLHEDCHPRIIHRDIKAANILLDHNFEAKVADFGLAKLSSDNYTHVSTRIMGTFGYLAPEYASSGKLTEKSDVYSFGIMLLELITGRRPVDITSDDDGLVDWARPILSKMSEGGGYEGLVDPRLENNYDPQEMLCMVACAAACIRHSARRRPKMSQIVRALEGDVSLDDLNEGIKPGQNALFSSSGTSESDSGSYPDLKRFRKGGAGGMSSQEFSSSEHGSTGDLAQLQEIRSNPGSRTRSP, from the exons ATGTCATCCTCATCGCCGGAGAAATCTCCGTCGGATTCTAAATCTTCCGACTCTCCGACACCGCCTTCGTCCTCATCCTCGTCCTCATCGTCCTCACCTCCACCGGACGACGACTCTTCGTCATCACCCCCACCACCTAAGGACGATTCCAAgtctcctcctcctcctcctcctcctagCTCGCCCCCACCTCCTTCGGACAAAGGCTCTTCATCTTCCGGGGATAATGATTCCCCACCttccaacaacaacaacaataacaataacaaaTCTCCACCCCCACCGAAATCAAATTCAGGTGGAAATGGGAATTCACCGTCCCCGCCgcctccaccaccaccaccaccaccacctccacctccacctcgaTCCGGAACACTTTCTCCTCCGAGAAACAACTCGCCAGCATCGATGGATTCCCCCTCAAACGATGATTCAGCTGCCTCTAATGAGAAGGCAATCATAGCAGGAGCGGCGGCAGGGGCGGGATTACTGGTCCTTATTATGATCGTTTTCTTGGTATCTTGTGCTAAAAGAAAGAAACGTAAGCCACATGACAATATGAACTACTACAGAGACAATTCTCATGGAAACAGGA CAGGTAGCGACTACTACAACAGCGGAAACTGGCACGCCAACGGTACTGCCCGTCCCTCCACGGACCACGTCATGAAGATGCCGCCATCCTATACCAGCCCCGGGGTAAGCTCCGAACACGGCTGGCCTGTGGCGCCACCGCCCCCTCCGCCAATGATGAGCAGCAGCGAGCTAAGCTCGGCCGGCTTCTCCGGACCACACCAGGCTGCATTGCCGCCTCCACACCCCGCCGTGGCCCTCGGCTTCAACCAGAGCAACTTCACTTACAACGACTTGGCGGTGGCTACCAACGGCTTCACGCAGTCCAACCTGCTGGGGCAGGGCGGATTCGGGTTCGTGCACAAGGGCGTGCTGCCCAACGGGAAGGAGATAGCGGTGAAGAGCCTCAAAGCCAACAGCGGGCAGGGGGAACGCGAGTTCCAGGCTGAAGTGGATATAATCAGTCGAGTTCATCATCGGCACTTGGTGTCTTTGGTTGGATATTGCATTTCGGGTTCTCAGAGGATGCTGGTTTATGAATTTGTGCCTAATGGAACCCTTGAATATCACCTACATG GAAGTGGACTGCCAACAATGAATTGGAGTACGAGGCTTAAGATTGCTTTGGGTTCCGCAAAAGGCTTTGCTTACCTTCATGAAGACT GTCATCCTCGCATTATCCATCGAGATATTAAAGCAGCAAACATTTTGCTAGACCACAACTTTGAGGCCAAG GTGGCGGATTTCGGGTTGGCTAAGCTTTCTTCAGACAATTATACTCATGTTTCGACTAGGATCATGGGAACATTCGG GTATCTAGCACCTGAATACGCGTCAAGTGGAAAGCTCACGGAGAAATCAGATGTCTACTCGTTCGGGATCATGCTTTTGGAGCTAATAACAGGGCGTCGCCCGGTCGACATCACCAGTGATGATGACGGCTTAGTTGACTGG GCTAGGCCGATTCTTTCGAAGATGTCGGAAGGAGGAGGATATGAGGGGCTGGTGGATCCGAGGCTGGAAAACAACTATGATCCACAGGAGATGCTTTGCATGGTGGCTTGTGCTGCGGCGTGCATCAGGCATTCTGCTAGGAGACGCCCCAAAATGAGCCAG ATTGTGCGTGCATTGGAAGGAGATGTTTCGTTAGATGACCTAAACGAGGGAATCAAGCCAGGACAAAATGCGCTTTTCAGTTCAAGCGGCACCTCGGAATCAGACTCGGGCTCGTACCCAGACTTGAAGAGGTTCAGGAAAGGCGGTGCGGGGGGGATGTCGAGCCAGGAGTTCTCCAGCAGCGAGCATGGCTCCACCGGAGACCTGGCACAGTTACAAGAAATCCGGTCCAATCCAGGGAGCCGCACTCGCAGCCCCTGA